The following are from one region of the Rhodocyclaceae bacterium genome:
- a CDS encoding M23 family metallopeptidase, whose protein sequence is MTKPTDQQSRWRILAEKVFNSGRRRGWALVAAIPLFGVAAAFGIAPPTETRPVELRSVIESIQLPTPQAIDDGQHFVREERVVRGDTVSAMLQRLDIRDQAALEFIRNDRAMRPLHQLAPGRAVRARTDIEGDLHWLEYATGQGTVLRLERGEGNRFSAAEHPLELERRIEMKSGQIRSSLFAATDAANLPDAIATQMAEMFSSDIDFHRDLRRGDTFTVVYESFYHRGERVRVGRVVAAEFLNGRRVFQGVWFETEPGQGSYYTPGGLSLRRAFLRSPLEFSRITSGFSNARYHPILQEMRAHRGIDYAAPIGTPIKAVASGSVDFVGRQGGYGNLVILAHANGVTTVYGHLNNFAPTIRKGARVNQGDVIGTVGMTGLATGPHLHFEFRIAGVHMDPLKVAMPEALPITNALRPVFEQTTAQYSEQLRVLRGSNLARLE, encoded by the coding sequence ATGACTAAACCTACAGATCAGCAGTCGCGCTGGCGGATTCTAGCCGAAAAGGTTTTCAACTCCGGCCGTCGGCGCGGGTGGGCGCTCGTTGCCGCCATTCCGTTGTTCGGTGTGGCTGCTGCATTCGGCATAGCCCCCCCGACAGAGACCCGGCCGGTCGAACTGCGTTCGGTGATCGAATCGATCCAGTTGCCGACGCCGCAGGCGATCGACGATGGCCAGCACTTCGTACGCGAAGAACGCGTGGTTCGTGGCGATACGGTGTCCGCGATGCTCCAGCGACTCGACATCCGCGACCAGGCAGCACTCGAGTTCATTCGCAACGATCGCGCGATGCGGCCGCTGCACCAGCTTGCGCCGGGCCGCGCGGTTCGCGCCAGGACCGACATCGAGGGCGATCTGCACTGGCTCGAGTACGCGACCGGCCAGGGCACCGTGCTCCGACTCGAGCGTGGAGAGGGAAATCGCTTTTCCGCCGCAGAGCATCCGCTGGAACTCGAGCGTCGCATCGAGATGAAGTCGGGCCAGATCCGCAGCTCGCTGTTCGCGGCCACCGATGCCGCGAATCTCCCCGATGCGATCGCCACGCAGATGGCCGAGATGTTCTCTTCGGACATCGACTTCCATCGCGACCTGCGCCGCGGCGACACCTTCACCGTGGTCTATGAATCCTTTTACCACCGGGGCGAGCGGGTGCGCGTCGGCCGCGTGGTAGCCGCCGAGTTCCTGAATGGGCGCCGTGTCTTCCAGGGCGTCTGGTTCGAGACCGAGCCAGGCCAGGGCAGCTACTACACGCCGGGCGGCCTGAGCCTGCGGCGCGCATTCCTGCGTTCGCCGCTCGAATTCAGCCGGATCACCTCGGGCTTCAGCAATGCCCGCTACCACCCGATCCTCCAGGAGATGCGCGCGCACCGCGGCATCGACTACGCAGCGCCGATCGGCACACCGATCAAGGCGGTCGCCAGCGGCAGTGTCGATTTCGTCGGCCGACAGGGTGGCTACGGCAACCTCGTGATCCTGGCGCATGCGAACGGCGTGACGACGGTCTACGGCCACCTCAACAACTTCGCGCCGACGATACGCAAGGGCGCCCGCGTGAACCAGGGCGACGTGATCGGTACTGTCGGCATGACCGGCCTCGCCACCGGTCCGCACCTGCACTTCGAATTCCGGATCGCCGGCGTGCACATGGACCCGCTGAAGGTCGCGATGCCGGAGGCCCTGCCCATAACCAATGCCTTGCGTCCGGTGTTCGAACAGACCACCGCGCAGTACTCCGAGCAGCTGCGCGTGCTGCGCGGCTCGAACCTCGCGCGCCTCGAATAG